The following coding sequences are from one Xiphophorus couchianus chromosome 22, X_couchianus-1.0, whole genome shotgun sequence window:
- the sparcl2 gene encoding SPARC produces MKLNSILAFFLLIYPYAAMGGRALQRQREAEERLTPYIGRVDPEKLCELLRCHSPIGSWCQVVQEKGILTPKCVCPQSCPRQRAPVCSVLGKTYGNECLLHKEACRKRRRTGVAHSGPCLVLKSECSKEELGQFPYRLLDWFLLLRRMRESYTPAALPQTCLSHAERTQLAKESFTLLDKNKDGKLSRRDLKKLYYKKMPSECCATPFFLSCDRDKNKKVTVKEWTACLVDRSEAWFYHFMSMKMGSHQLCPTVKQELLHLF; encoded by the exons ATGAAGCTGAACTCGATACTTGCCTTCTTTCTCCTTATTTACCCATATGCAGCCATG GGAGGCAGAGctctgcagagacagagagaagctGAAGAGAGGCTGACACCATACATTGGTAGAGTGGACCCCG AAAAGCTTTGTGAGCTGCTCAGATGCCACAGTCCCATTGGATCTTGGTGCCAAGTAGTTCAGGAAAAGGGAATTCTCACACCCAAGTGTGTTTGTCCGCAGTCATGCCCACG GCAGAGGGCGCCAGTGTGCAGTGTTCTGGGAAAGACCTATGGGAATGAGTGTTTGCTTCACAAAGAAGCCTGTAGGAAGAGGCGCCGCACTGGAGTGGCTCACTCAGGACCCTGTTTGG TCCTCAAGAGTGAATGCTCCAAGGAAGAGCTGGGCCAGTTTCCATATCGTCTCCTGGACTGGTTTCTTCTCCTGAGGCGAATGAGGGAGTCGTACACACCTGCAGCTCTGCCACAGACCTGTCTCAGCCACGCCGAGAGGACGCAGCTGGCAAAG gaaaGCTTTACTTTACTGGACAAGAACAAAGACGGAAAGCTGAGCAGGAGGGATCTGAAGAAGCTATATTACAAGAAGATGCCTTCGGAGTGTTGTGCTACACCATTCTTCCT GTCTTGTGATCGCGACAAGAACAAGAAAGTCACTGTGAAAGAGTGGACAGCCTGTCTGGTGGATCGTTCCGAGGCCTGGTTTTATCATTTCATGT CAATGAAAATGGGCTCTCACCAGCTGTGTCCTACTGTCAAACAAGAACTCCTGCATCTCTTTTGA